The DNA segment AACTCCTGGAAAATTCTCGAACAATCCCCCGACCCAGACGGCTTACCCCGCTATCCCATCAAATCAATCGTTATTATCAGCTTTGCTCTCTTATTTCTCCAAGGTATCTCAGAAGCCATCAAAAACTGGGTGATTTTGAAATCTTCCCCACAAAATCTCCCCGTGGAGGATACTCATGAGCTATGACTGGTTGGGATTAGGAATGTTCGGCGGGGCGCTCCTTCTGCTCTCCCTCGGCTATCCCGTTGCCTTTGCCCTCGGTGGAACCGCTATTTTATTCGGCTTTTTGGGCATAGGAGTTGGGGAATTGAGTCCCAATTTCTTGGGGAATTTTCCCCTGCGGGTGTTCAACATCATGTCCAACTACACCCTCCTCGCCATCCCCTACTTTATTTTCCTCGGTTCGATGTTGGAAAAAACGGGGATTGCCGAACGGTTATTGGAGACAATGGGCATCCTGTTCGGGCGAGTGCGCGGGGGATTAGCCCTCGCTGTGGTGTTTGTTGGAGCCTTGCTCGCCGCCTCTACTGGGGTTGTCGCTGCAACCGTCGTCGCAATGGGACTCATCTCTCTGCCCATCATGCTGCGCTACGGCTATAGCAAGGAATTAGCCACAGGGGTTATCGTTGCTTCAGGAACCTTGGGACAAATCATTCCCCCCAGCGTCGTCCTCGTCGTCTTAGGGGATCAATTAGGAATCTCCGTGGGAGACTTGTTTCTGGGTTCCTTGATCCCCGGTTTAATGATGACAGGTGCATTCGCCCTACACGTTTTAATTTCCGCTTGGTTGCGTCCCGATATTGCTCCCGCACTGCCCGCAGAAGTTCGAGAAATCGGTGGAAAAGCACTGGGGAAGCGAGTCTTAACGGTTATGATCCCGCCGTTGCTGCTGATCTTTTTGGTTTTGGGTAGTATCTTTTTTGGGGTTGCCACTCCCACCGAAGCAGGTGCTGTGGGGTCTGTGGGCGCAATCGTGTTGGCAGCTTTGAATCGACAACTCAACTGGACAGCATTAAAACAGGTGTGCGATGCCACGCTGCGCATTACCAGCATGGTGATGTTTATTTTGATTGGTTCGACGGCATTTAGTTTGGTGTTTCGCGGATTGCACGGCGACCGTTTGATGCTGGAATTGTTGACCAATCTTCCCGGCGGACAATGGGGTTTCCTAATCTTCAGTATGCTGGCAGTCTTTATATTAGGATTTTTTATCGATTTCTTTGAAATTGCTTTTATATTAATTCCCATTTTTGTCCCAGCCATTAAAGCTTTAGTGCAACAGCAAATGGGAAGCGATGCAAGTATCGCAGAAGTCGATAAAGCCATCCAAGACTATTTACTTTGGTATGGGGTAGTTTTAGGGGCAAATTTGCAAACTTCCTTCTTAACGCCGCCCTTTGGCTTTGCCCTGTTTTATTTACGGGGTGTTGCTCCCGCAGAGATCAAAACCGAGGACATTTATCGCGGCGCAATTCCCTTTATTCTCCTTCAGCTTTTGGTTTTGGTTTTAATTATTGCTTTCCCCGAAATTGTCCATTTTTTGCCTTCTTTGAGCCAAGGGAGCGGCGTTGCCAGTCCTTGAATTGGACTTTGCATTCCGGTAACAGCCACAGCAATTGTCAATAGATTGTAACGAAATATATTGAATTTTAAGATTTCCTGAAAGCTAGTTTTTCTAGGGGTTCGATCTTCCTCTATCTCCTTCTTAGTGATGATTATTTTTCTCTCAAACTTGGATTGACATACCAGAAAAAACAAAAAAAATCATAAGTTTTGCTGGGTTTATCTCTTGTTTGATTTAAGAAATTATAATAGAATAGCTAGCTGTTGTTGAATTGCTGCAATAGACGGCGCTTTCACCGATCTAATGGGAGGAATTTTGGTAGTAATTCCCGTACATTTGCCCTAAAATGACTTGCGTAAATGACCCTTGATGCGTTAGATATGGTGGTAGGTCGTTTTTCTCGGTCTTGACTTCTACACATTGGTAAAGCGCTAGTCCAGAAAATCGCCTTTAGTCAAGCATTTGTAAAATTAATTATTTCGTAATTGAGAGTTATGACTCAGCAAGTAGCTCACCCAATGGTGAAGTTTCAAAGTAAGTTGCGATCGCTCGTCGAATCCAATATCGTTAAATCTAGCGATAGTATTTGGAAAATCGCCCTCCTTTATGGCGATAACTGGTCTTATTGGAAGAACGAGCTGGTGGAGTTTGGTTTTTCGATGCAAGACCCAATTGGCGACATTCTCGTCGTTGATGCTTGGGATGAAGACTGATCCTTAAATCCGCTCTACATCGTTCTATTCTCGTCAAGGGACGTGCAGAGGAGCTTTGATATTTTCTCTATAAACGGGATTGGGAATGAAGACTTAAATTCCCCCTGCAATCGGAAGATGTTTCTCAGACACAGCTTTCCAGGGCTTTGGCAAGTTCTTGAGCCGTTGAGAAACGCTTTCTTGGGTTCGGTGCGCAAGCTTGTTCGATAACTTGAGCGAGTTGGGGCGCGATCTCGCAGAGATCCGCTTCGCGGTGCGCGAGAATTCCAGTAACATCAATACAATATTGGTTATCCTTGCGATGATAGTGTGTCATCGGGTCATCTCTCGTAAGTAAGAAAACGAGCGTTGCACCAATGGCATAGATATCTGATTGCGGGCAAGGTTGCCCCCTATCCTGTTCTGGCGCGCTGTAACCTTCCGCTCCAATCCGCGTCCCTGGGGGAGTTCCAATTTCTTTAACCGCTCCAAAATCGAGAAGAACAATGCGGTTATCCAGGTTGCGAACCATTAAGTTTGCAGGTTTAACATCTCGATGAACGAGGGGTGGTCTCAAGGAATGGAGATACTCTAGAATATTGCAGGCTTGAATCATCCATTCGATTCCTTGTTGGGGTGTAAGAGGTCCCTCTTTATAGATGCGTTGTTCTAAATTTTGACCGTGAACGAGTTCCATTCCCAGATATTTCTTGCCCTCGTGAACAAAAAAGTCGTAGTACTTGGGAATGCCGGGATGGTCCAGGGTCTTAAGAATGCGTGCTTCTCGCTCGAATAGTTCCCGCGCCTTGGGAATGCGTTCCATGTCCGCATTCATCTCCTTGAGAACAAATGTGAGGGGATGACCGGAAATCGAACCAGTTTTATCCCAAGCGAGATAGGTGGTTCCCATGCCTCCTTGTCCGAGGGTGCGGAGAATTTGGTATTGGCGAATGAGCTTTTCTTGGGGAGCGAGGGGTTGACCGCAGTGGATGCAAAATAGGCTGTTGGGCGGGTTATTTTCTGGGGTGCAGCAGGGATTTTGAGGAATTTGAGCAACGGGAGTCTGAATCTCAAATTGCAGCAGAGGACCTTCTTTGGCAAGCTGGAGAATCCCGCGATTGGCAATGGCTTTTTGGGAGACGAGGATGCCGTCTAAAAATGTCCCATTGGTGCCATAACTAATGAGTTGCCACGGGGAATCGGGGGTGTTTTGCCGCAGTTCGAGATGGTGGCGCGAGACTTCAGCGAATTGGTCGAGAACAATTTCGTTATCGCTGGCACGACCGATACGAATGAGAGATTGATAGGGAAAGTGCCACTGTTGTAGTGGGGTTTTGTTTTGGGGGTCGAGGAGGGTTAGGATAACCATTGCCCGTGATATAAAATCCGTTTGAATCGCCTTAGTTAGGGCTGAGGACGCAAGCCGACCTAGCGGGGACGCGGCACTTCGACACGCTCAGTGACCGGGTGACACGGTGAATTTTCATGATGTGCAATTTGAAGGAATTTGATATGAATCGGTCGAAGTGGCTTGCCAATTTTTAATTGACAGGGAAGGGGGAAAGGGGAACTGTCTGCGCTCACATTCGAGTGGTGTCGGTATTGGGACGAACTTTCATGCGAACGAGCAACCCCGTAATGTTGTCGTGACCGTTGTGCTGATTGGCAAAGTCTATCAGTTCGAGCAATCCGTTATCGATATTGGCTTTGGAGCTAATTAGGGGGGTGAGGTAGGTTTGAAAATTGTTCTCTAGAAGATCGTTGTCTGAAAGACCATCAGAGCAGAGCAGCAGCAGAGTATCTTCGTTAATGTCGAGGAATGTGATGTCTGGCTTAACAAAGTCATCGCCGCGAGGACCGAGCGCTTGAGTCAATTGGTAGGCATCGGGACGCGCGTAGGCATCTTCTGGGTCTACACCCCGTTGAATTTCTCGCTGACCCACTTCGTGGTCCACGGTGAGTTGTTCGAGTCCGCGTTTGCGGGTGATGCGATAGATGCGACTGTCTCCCACGTGCGCGATCGCGATATTGGTATTTTGAATTAAAGCAACGACCAGGGTTGTCCCCATGCGACCGCTTCCGGAACGCTCGTTTTGTTGATTGATGTCGTAAATTTTTTGATTGGCAGCAAGAATGCCATTGAGAATCGTTTCTTCGTCTGGTAACTCCTCTGCGTCGGTCCAGTAGGTCTGAAAGTATTGTTCGAGGGTTTCAACTGCTAAAGCGCTGGCGACCTCTCCGGCTGCGTGACCGCCCATTCCGTCGCACACCACATAAAGACCCCGAACTTGAATGGTTTTTCCCAGAGGGTTTTCTTGAGTTCGGATTTGGGTTTCAATGCCGAAATGGTCTTCGTTATGTTCCCGTTGGCGACCGATATCGGTATAACCCGCATTTTGTAGGCTGGAGAGTTGCATCGGTAAGACGACAGTGGGCATATCGTCCGCCGAACTTTGATAGATCATTTTTTCGGGGTCGCCGGTAACATCGGGCGACTCTAGAACGGGGCTTTCTTCTTCAGTAGTGGAGGGCATTGGAATATCAAGAGAGTCGGGTTCGGTTAGGTCGATATTTTGTTCGCTGGCAATGGCTTGAAGGTGAGAGCGGACGGCTTCAATGGTTTCAAATTCGCCGCGACTGGCTTTCATCAAGAATTTGGGGAGCGGGTCGTAGAGGGTGCGTCCGGAACGATCGAACAGACGCTGCCACATTCGACTCAAGGTTTGTAGGGTCGGTTGAAAGTTGGGGGGGTCGGGGTAAAGTTGTTGCACGCAGAGGGTTTGGTCTTCATCCACCAGCAAGTTGGAGGGTTCGAGGAGGCTGTGACAATACCCAATGGTCGCAAATCCTTCCCACAATTTTACGGTTTCGTCGAGCCAACAGAGAAGTTGTAGGAGTGAAACGTCGGTATCGCTCCAGCGATCGCACAGTAAGTCCCAATGGCAGCGATCTTCAAGGAGAACGATTCCTTTGCCCTCGTATTGCCAAGCATCGCGAACGGAGGGAACGCTGGGGGAGTAGGATTCTTGGAGGATTAGATAGGGCAGCGCGATCGCGGGAACGCCAATTTTTGCCCAAAAGTCCGACGACATCGAGAGTTGAGAAAAATTTCCCGATTCTTCAATTTCTTCAAACAGCTCGTCTTGCTGTTCGAGAAGTACTTCTAAAAATGGCTTTTGTAAGGGTTGGGAATCCCAGACAGCAGTTTGGACGAAGGGAAACCGCGAAGATTCTTCGGAATTGGCTTCTCCTTCAGGATGCTCGGCACTAATTTTGTAGCGTTCTTGAGAGTCTAATTTCCATTGTGAGGTTTCTGGCGGCACGCTGCTTTGTTCTTCTTCCCCTGGGGGTGTCTCCGAAGCAGCAGGAGGCGCTGGGGTTTTGGAAGATTCTGCATCGGCAATAATCGCCCACCATCCTTCTGCGGTAAATGCACCACAAGCTTCGCAATATTCGGCGCTCCAATCTACGCTTGCACCGCATTCATGACAATTTTTCTGCGTCAGGGAAGCGCCACACTGCTGGCAGAACCGATTTGCTTGTGGATTTTCAAATTGACATTCGGGACAGACAAGCATGGTGGAACTCCCTTGATTCCCTTCGGATTGATTCAATGCGGTCATTTGCTTTGTTTTCGCCTAACCAAATATGGATGTTGATAGCACGCCTTGTATTGTATTCATCAAGACCGGACTTGCCAAGAAAACGAGATTTTGTATAGCCTAATCGTAACGTTTTCTTGTGGCAATAGTGTAGGCGATCTGTGGCAAAACAAAGACTGGATATGCTTTTGGTCGATCTCAATCTCTGTTCTTCCAGGCAACAAGCGCAGCGATTAATTCGTGCGGGGGAGGTTAAGGTGAATCGGCAAATCATCGATAAACCGGGGACGGAGGTGGAAAAATCGGCAACAGTTGAGGTGCGGGAAAAACCGCCTTACGTCTCTCGCGGAGGCGAAAAGCTCAAAAAAGCCCTGGAGGTCTTTGCAATCCCCATAGAAGGGCGTATTTGCCTGGATGGGGGGATTTCTACGGGGGGGTTTACCGATTGTTTATTGCAATTGGGGGCAAAGCAGGTGTATGGGGTGGATGTGGGCTACGGTCAAGTGGCTTGGCGGTTGCGCCAAGACGATCGCGTGATTTTAAAAGAACGGACGAATTTGCGCTATTTGCAACCGGAGGATTTATACGGGGACAACCCGCGCGCGAACCTTGGTGTTGTCGATGTTTCGTTTATTTCTTTAAGTAAAATTTTTCCCGCCCTTTGGACGCTTTTAGAGGCTCCTAAAGAGGTGATTTTATTGATCAAACCGCAATTTGAGGTAGGGCGCGATCGCGTGGGCAAAAAAGGAGTCGTCCGCGATCCCCAAGACCACGCCCAAGCCATTTGGCAGGTCATTCAATCGGCGCTAGATTTGGGCTGGTTTTATTGCGATCTCACCTTCTCTCCCATCACCGGCCCGGCGGGAAATATTGAATATCTCCTGTGGCTCAATACCCATACTGCCAAGCAATCGATCGATTTGGAGACAGTTCAAACCCTAACTCAGGAAGCTGTTGAGCTTTTAGGAAATTCGCGTTAGGCATCAATTGCTCATAATCATTCCCACAACCATTATGACGATCGCGGCAGCACAAATTCCGGCAAAAACGGCTAGTACAATCCTTCTGACGCTGTAGGGACGACTGCCTTGAACTTCTCCGGTTCGTGCATTAATTGCCACTTGATATTGCCGATCGCGGAAACGATATGCTGTCAGCCAAACGGGGAGTAAAATATGCTTGAAGGTCACATCGCTGTAGTTGGTTGCAACGTTCGTTACCCTTTGCTCGTCCCCTCCAATATCTCGTTCCGCATCCAAGCGAATTTGAGACTTCATTCGACCCTTTGCCGTTTCAAACCCCTCTTCTAATGCCACTTGCGATCGCTGTGCCTCAAATCCGGCTAAATAGGAGGGATCGTAAGGGCGTAGGGACTCTTTTAGGTGCCACGGTTCGAGAGCATTAAGATATTTGAGGGGGACTAATTGGGTTGCTGCAACTAAAATATCGTCAAAAAAGCGCGAAACGTTGCCAGAAACAGAATTCCAGCGCGTTTTTTCAACCTGGCGCGTTCTTGTTTCCTCTTCACCCTCGGAATTCATCTCTGTATAGGTTTCAGTGACGTAATAGTGAGTTCCGCGTTCTCCTCGATAGTGACTGTCTGTTTGCGCGTCGTAGGTCCAAAAGGGTAAATAAACCCCCTGAATCTTTTCTGGTTTTGCCAGGGTTTTCAGTTCTTTGGGGGCAAACCACAGCCCATTGAGCCATTGTTGTAGGTGCTGGCGCGCGGCTTTTCGACCGATGGTAAAGGGTACAATCCCTTCGGGGGCGAGGGTGGGGTCAGCTTGTTTGGGTTGCGCGACAATCGGCGACGCGCAAAAAGGACATTTACCGGAGACTTTTGGGGGTTCGAAGGTCATGCTTGCCCCGCACTTATCGCAGGCGACTTCAAGGGCGGTTGAGGAGAGGAGGGCGAGTTGGGTTTGGTTGGCGTTAAGGTATTGTTCGTAGGTGCGTTCCTCAAGGATTTCCTCTGTCTCGGCGATGGCTTCCCTCCAACCGCAATAGTCGCATCGCAATTTTCCCGCGCTGGGGTTAAAGGCAAGGTTTGCACCGCACTGGGGACAGGGGAATTGTTGAAGATTGGATGGTTTTTGGGTCATGGGCGCGATCGCGTACAGTACAAGGGGCATTGAGAATTACGCCTGATATGAACACCCTGAAACCCTTGTTAGGAATAGGGAATAGGGAAGAGTAAGAAGGAATTACCGCAGAGTGAGGGTTTTAGCTTCTAATACACATTAAGCGTCAATTACCAATTCACATTAGGCGTAATTCTTCTGATAACTGATGGCTGATGACTACTATAACTACATCAGACGCGGGTTGAATTTCAGATGGCTTGCTTTATTTTTTGCTATTATTCCGATCGCGATCGCGAGTGCAATGAAAATCCTTCTATTTCTAGCTTGTCTCTTTGTGAAATGCCCTAATTTCAATGCGTAGTGCTATATATGTACTCTCTCCCCCCTCTCCCCCAGCTTCCCCCTCTCTCCGTGTCTCCGTATCTCCGTGTCTCCCCAATTGGTAATTGCTCCCCCAGCTCCCCCAGCTTCCCCATCTTTCCCCGTCGCTTTTAAAGCCAATTCCCGACTAAGGTATAGGTTGCCCAGTAATAGGGTGCGGGATAGCCTAATTCCCGCAATAGGGAGAGTTGCGCCTGACGCAGGGCTGAAGCCTTGGTCGTGCCGGGTTTTGAGAGTTCTTGATAAAATCGCGCCATGAGTTGAGTATTCGCAGTGTCATCCGCTTTCCAGAGCGTGGATAGGGTGCTGCGCGCTCCCGTGCGCACGGCAATGCCCGCTAAACCCAAAACCGCCCGATTGTCCCCTTGAGCCGTTTCGCAGGCGCTGAGAACGAGGAGTTCGAGGGGATTTGCACCGCTACGACTGCTTGTTTGAATTAAATGGTTCAAATCTCTGGCTTTAATGCGATCGCGGTATGCCACCAAATAGGTTTCTTGAGGGTCTGAACTGAAGACCCCGTGAGTTTTCCAGTGAATTGCAGAAAAGCGACCGGGTTCGAGATTTTGTTGAATATTGGTTTGGGTAAATTGTTCGTCAATAAGGGGTAAACTTGTCTCCAGCGTACTCGAAATTTGCGCGAGTTCTTCCCTGAGTTGCACAATGGGCGAAAAGGACGTGTTATCAATGGTTTGCGCGATGCCAATGCCGCCGAGAAAAACCTTGAGGGAATCTGTAATTTGGGGGGCAAAAAGTTTGAGTCTTGGAGAAACCGCGATCGCGCGCTCTTTTTCGATTAAATACCGCTCCCCATCATACAGCGCTCCCATTGGAATATTGCGCAAGTCGCCGTCGGGAACGAAGACCAAGGTTTTAATTTGCGGATTTTCTGCTAAAACCTCTTCCAAGGGAGCAATGAGCCAGTTGTAGGCGGTTTGAGCGTCCGCGAGGGCTTCTGGGGTGTTTCCCGGTTCTGTGAGGTTATGGCGCAAGCGTTGCAGCGTTTGTTCGACCTTTTGTTGAGCAATGGGAGTCGCGCGATAGTCTAACGGTTTTTCTCGTCCGGGAATATTAAAAACAATCGCAATGCGATCCCGGAGAACGATAGGGTAGATAATTGCCGCAGTGGGATCGATCGCGTCTTCGGGAATTTTTGCAATAGAAGCGAGACTGCAACCGAGGAAGTTTTGCAATTCAGCGAGTTGAAGTGCGTCGATGCCTTGAATGGCGCGTTTGAGATTGTCTTGAGAGATTTCTATCTCGCTTCGATTCGCAGTCCCCTTTTGCGGGGAGACGGGAAAGGGATCGAGGAGTAAATCCACATATTCCCGATAAATGGGTTCGACATTATCGCGAAAAGAAAATTGTACGTCTGCTGCGGCGAGGAGCAAATCGTGACGTACCGATTTTAGAGCGTTGAGGGAACGAGTGTACGCCGCGATCGCTCCCCTTTTGTCTCCTTGCGCCTTCAATAAGCGCCCCAATTGCCATTCCCAACGGTAGCGAATATCCGGTGCTTGCAAGGTTTCAACGCGCAGGAGAGCTTGTTCTGTGAGTTTTTTCGCCTCTGTATCTTGGCGATTGAGTTCGTAGAGTCCTCCCAATTGTCCCAAGGCGTAGGCTTCAGCGAAGGGATCTTGGAGTTGCTGGGCTTTTTCGACGGCGGAAGCGAGTTGCAGCGCGGGTTTGTGTTGTTGTGCATTTAAAGAAGTCAGTCGAACCCCGCGATCGCGCCACTCCTTTTTTACACAAGAAAGCGATGCGCTATCAACCCCTTGCAAACAAGTTAAACTGCGCGCAAAATTCAATCGAGCGTTAATTTCAGCGCGACTGGGGGGTAAGTTATCCAAAGACGTTTGAATTTGGGCAACCAATGACTCGGTTTTGTCTCCTTGTCCGGTGGCGATGAGAAGACTGAGTTGGTTGAGTTGTGCTTGCAATCGTTCCTGACTCTTCGGAATGGCAGCCGCTTGTTGATAAAACTGGAGGGCGTTTTTCGCATGGGTTTTTGCTGTCGTTTCCTTGCCAATCGCGATCGCGCGATCGCCCAAACCCCATTCCACATTGCCCAACTCTAGCAGCGTTGCCGCGCGATCGGTTGAATTATCCGTCGCCTGCAAACTTTGTTGTAAAATCTTTTGGGACTCTTGCAAATGCCCCACTTGCCGCAGCGCATGACCCAATCGCCGCAATCCTAACGCTTTGAGGGGAGAATCAGGAGAAGACTGAAGGGTTTGATACACATCCCGCAGTATCTCCTCCGCCTTGACGCTAAACCCCAGAACCTGCAACGCTTTGGCTTGATTGAGCTTGCTGGAAATAACTCCCGAATTATCCCCTCCTTGGAGGTAATCGCGAGTGGCATTTTCCCAACTTTGCAATGCCTCTTGAACCTGTCCTTTTGACCATTGCAAGCGACCTCGCGCGTTCCAGGCTTTTGCCCGTATCTCTGCAACGGATCGATCGGTATCTTGGGATTGTGTGAGAAATTGGAAACTCTTTTGAATCGCCTCCTCTGCTTCTTCCCAACGTCCCAGGTGTTGATAGGCGAAGGAAAGATTGCTATTGGCTAACGCTTTACCCAGAGGATCGTTCTGTGCCGCAAACCCTGACTCTGACTGCTTCCAAAGTTCGATCGCGCGACTAAATTGTTCGGTTTCATACAGTTCGATGCCTTGTTGCAGAAGCAATCGCGCGTTTTGCTCTATTGCTGGATTCTCCTGCGCCACAACAATGGGAGATGGCACAAAAATACTAGGAAATCCTAACGCGATCGCGATTCCCAAACAAAGACAGAGGATAAATCGCATTTTCCGATCGCGCGATCGTCGTGCAAACATGACACTCACAACCTTGAAAGATTTCTCTTTGAGTGTAGCCTAATACCCAATTACCAATTGGGGAGATGGGGAGACGGGGAGAAAATTTATCCTTCGTAACTTGTTAAACTGAATGAAACTTAATGTAACTTTGAATGATTCGTCAGCGCGATCGCGAAAAAGAACGATTACTCCAACTTGCCCTACTTCTCCTCAGTAGTTTTTTCATTGCAGAATTGACAACTGCCCTGTGCAGCCACAGTTTATCGCTTCTCGCCGATGCCAGTCACGTTCTTTCAGATATAGGCGCTTTAGGCGTAACCCTAACTGCAACCTGGCTTGCAGGACGTTCCACCGCGCAACCAACCGCCTCCGGACTCTCTAAAGGGGAAATTATCGCCGCCTCAATCAATGGTATGAGTTTATTGGGTGTTGCGCTTTGGATTGGTTGGGAAGCGATCGCGCGAATTCATGCACCCCACCCCGAAATCCAAGGATTACCCATGTTATTGGTCGCCATTGTTGGTTTAGGCGTTAATAGCTTCAATGCCCTCTGGTTATATCGCTGTAGCTGCGGCGATCTCAACCTCAAAGGTGCATTTTTTCACATTGTTGCCGATGTCGTTAGTTCCGTTGGCGTTATTTTAGCCGCGATCGCGATCGCTTGGTTGCATTGGAATTGGGCAGATGGTGCCATTAGTTTGCTCGTTTCCGGTACAATTGCCACCCTCGCCTTACCCCTACTCTTCAAAAGCTTACGCCTCCTCTTCTTTCCCCCTTCCTCAACACCTCCATTATACCACTGCCGCGATCGACGTACCGCAGAAGAACTATTATTCCCTTCCCTTAATGAAGTGATCCCCAATCCCCCTCTCAAAGATCGGCGATAATTTTTCGGCTGGATTCAAATTGCCTATTATAAAAATTCGACCTGTCTCCCAATCCCTATCTCCGTGTCTTCGCGTCCCCCCTTCCCCGCGTCACCGCGTTACCGTATCAGTCCTCACTGAGGGTATTCAGCCGGATTTATATCAAAGCCGAGTCAATACGCTGCTTTAGCGTCGCAACCACTTCATCGAGGGCAATTTCTTCAGATTGCTTCGTCGCCCGTTCCACCACTTCCACCTTACCCGCTTTGAGGGATCGCCCGGTGACGACGCGATAGGGAATGCCGATTAAATCCGCATCCTTAAATTTAAACCCAGCCCGCGCGT comes from the Lusitaniella coriacea LEGE 07157 genome and includes:
- a CDS encoding DUF4327 family protein, with the translated sequence MTQQVAHPMVKFQSKLRSLVESNIVKSSDSIWKIALLYGDNWSYWKNELVEFGFSMQDPIGDILVVDAWDED
- a CDS encoding CHAT domain-containing protein, which encodes MFARRSRDRKMRFILCLCLGIAIALGFPSIFVPSPIVVAQENPAIEQNARLLLQQGIELYETEQFSRAIELWKQSESGFAAQNDPLGKALANSNLSFAYQHLGRWEEAEEAIQKSFQFLTQSQDTDRSVAEIRAKAWNARGRLQWSKGQVQEALQSWENATRDYLQGGDNSGVISSKLNQAKALQVLGFSVKAEEILRDVYQTLQSSPDSPLKALGLRRLGHALRQVGHLQESQKILQQSLQATDNSTDRAATLLELGNVEWGLGDRAIAIGKETTAKTHAKNALQFYQQAAAIPKSQERLQAQLNQLSLLIATGQGDKTESLVAQIQTSLDNLPPSRAEINARLNFARSLTCLQGVDSASLSCVKKEWRDRGVRLTSLNAQQHKPALQLASAVEKAQQLQDPFAEAYALGQLGGLYELNRQDTEAKKLTEQALLRVETLQAPDIRYRWEWQLGRLLKAQGDKRGAIAAYTRSLNALKSVRHDLLLAAADVQFSFRDNVEPIYREYVDLLLDPFPVSPQKGTANRSEIEISQDNLKRAIQGIDALQLAELQNFLGCSLASIAKIPEDAIDPTAAIIYPIVLRDRIAIVFNIPGREKPLDYRATPIAQQKVEQTLQRLRHNLTEPGNTPEALADAQTAYNWLIAPLEEVLAENPQIKTLVFVPDGDLRNIPMGALYDGERYLIEKERAIAVSPRLKLFAPQITDSLKVFLGGIGIAQTIDNTSFSPIVQLREELAQISSTLETSLPLIDEQFTQTNIQQNLEPGRFSAIHWKTHGVFSSDPQETYLVAYRDRIKARDLNHLIQTSSRSGANPLELLVLSACETAQGDNRAVLGLAGIAVRTGARSTLSTLWKADDTANTQLMARFYQELSKPGTTKASALRQAQLSLLRELGYPAPYYWATYTLVGNWL
- a CDS encoding protein kinase domain-containing protein, which translates into the protein MVILTLLDPQNKTPLQQWHFPYQSLIRIGRASDNEIVLDQFAEVSRHHLELRQNTPDSPWQLISYGTNGTFLDGILVSQKAIANRGILQLAKEGPLLQFEIQTPVAQIPQNPCCTPENNPPNSLFCIHCGQPLAPQEKLIRQYQILRTLGQGGMGTTYLAWDKTGSISGHPLTFVLKEMNADMERIPKARELFEREARILKTLDHPGIPKYYDFFVHEGKKYLGMELVHGQNLEQRIYKEGPLTPQQGIEWMIQACNILEYLHSLRPPLVHRDVKPANLMVRNLDNRIVLLDFGAVKEIGTPPGTRIGAEGYSAPEQDRGQPCPQSDIYAIGATLVFLLTRDDPMTHYHRKDNQYCIDVTGILAHREADLCEIAPQLAQVIEQACAPNPRKRFSTAQELAKALESCV
- a CDS encoding TlyA family RNA methyltransferase; protein product: MAKQRLDMLLVDLNLCSSRQQAQRLIRAGEVKVNRQIIDKPGTEVEKSATVEVREKPPYVSRGGEKLKKALEVFAIPIEGRICLDGGISTGGFTDCLLQLGAKQVYGVDVGYGQVAWRLRQDDRVILKERTNLRYLQPEDLYGDNPRANLGVVDVSFISLSKIFPALWTLLEAPKEVILLIKPQFEVGRDRVGKKGVVRDPQDHAQAIWQVIQSALDLGWFYCDLTFSPITGPAGNIEYLLWLNTHTAKQSIDLETVQTLTQEAVELLGNSR
- a CDS encoding cation diffusion facilitator family transporter, with product MIRQRDREKERLLQLALLLLSSFFIAELTTALCSHSLSLLADASHVLSDIGALGVTLTATWLAGRSTAQPTASGLSKGEIIAASINGMSLLGVALWIGWEAIARIHAPHPEIQGLPMLLVAIVGLGVNSFNALWLYRCSCGDLNLKGAFFHIVADVVSSVGVILAAIAIAWLHWNWADGAISLLVSGTIATLALPLLFKSLRLLFFPPSSTPPLYHCRDRRTAEELLFPSLNEVIPNPPLKDRR
- a CDS encoding serine/threonine phosphatase; its protein translation is MTALNQSEGNQGSSTMLVCPECQFENPQANRFCQQCGASLTQKNCHECGASVDWSAEYCEACGAFTAEGWWAIIADAESSKTPAPPAASETPPGEEEQSSVPPETSQWKLDSQERYKISAEHPEGEANSEESSRFPFVQTAVWDSQPLQKPFLEVLLEQQDELFEEIEESGNFSQLSMSSDFWAKIGVPAIALPYLILQESYSPSVPSVRDAWQYEGKGIVLLEDRCHWDLLCDRWSDTDVSLLQLLCWLDETVKLWEGFATIGYCHSLLEPSNLLVDEDQTLCVQQLYPDPPNFQPTLQTLSRMWQRLFDRSGRTLYDPLPKFLMKASRGEFETIEAVRSHLQAIASEQNIDLTEPDSLDIPMPSTTEEESPVLESPDVTGDPEKMIYQSSADDMPTVVLPMQLSSLQNAGYTDIGRQREHNEDHFGIETQIRTQENPLGKTIQVRGLYVVCDGMGGHAAGEVASALAVETLEQYFQTYWTDAEELPDEETILNGILAANQKIYDINQQNERSGSGRMGTTLVVALIQNTNIAIAHVGDSRIYRITRKRGLEQLTVDHEVGQREIQRGVDPEDAYARPDAYQLTQALGPRGDDFVKPDITFLDINEDTLLLLCSDGLSDNDLLENNFQTYLTPLISSKANIDNGLLELIDFANQHNGHDNITGLLVRMKVRPNTDTTRM
- a CDS encoding TRAP transporter large permease, with the translated sequence MSYDWLGLGMFGGALLLLSLGYPVAFALGGTAILFGFLGIGVGELSPNFLGNFPLRVFNIMSNYTLLAIPYFIFLGSMLEKTGIAERLLETMGILFGRVRGGLALAVVFVGALLAASTGVVAATVVAMGLISLPIMLRYGYSKELATGVIVASGTLGQIIPPSVVLVVLGDQLGISVGDLFLGSLIPGLMMTGAFALHVLISAWLRPDIAPALPAEVREIGGKALGKRVLTVMIPPLLLIFLVLGSIFFGVATPTEAGAVGSVGAIVLAALNRQLNWTALKQVCDATLRITSMVMFILIGSTAFSLVFRGLHGDRLMLELLTNLPGGQWGFLIFSMLAVFILGFFIDFFEIAFILIPIFVPAIKALVQQQMGSDASIAEVDKAIQDYLLWYGVVLGANLQTSFLTPPFGFALFYLRGVAPAEIKTEDIYRGAIPFILLQLLVLVLIIAFPEIVHFLPSLSQGSGVASP